The Zingiber officinale cultivar Zhangliang chromosome 9A, Zo_v1.1, whole genome shotgun sequence genome window below encodes:
- the LOC122021060 gene encoding glucan endo-1,3-beta-glucosidase 6-like translates to MEAFHWANILLWGFLLRRWLLWVDSAVGVNWGTVSSHKLPPAVVVDLMKENRIGKVKLFDADPDVLLALRGSGIEVMVGIPNELLAVLASSAAASDLWMSQNVTRYMVKAGVDIRYIAVGNEPFLTSYQGQYQSFVLPAMLNLQQSLVKVNLAGYVKLVVPCNADAYQSASVPSEGTFRPELTQIMTQLVSFLNLNGSPFVVNIYPFLSLYQSADFPQDYAFFDGSSHPVVDGQNVYYNAFDGNYDTLVAALNRIGYGQMPIAIGEVGWPTEGALSATVTAAEAFNQGLIVHIMSNRGTPLRPGVPPVDVYLFSLFDEEQKSILPGNFERHWGIYSFDGQAKYPLNLGNGRLENAKNVPYLPPRWCIMSPIQDPAAVTNHMKLACSVADCTTLYYGGSCNAIGDKGNNSYAFNSYYQMQKQDAGSCDFDGLGMITFLNPTVGNCRFLVGISDRNCSCIGCGIFCGLWMMVLWVVIYISLVMNSL, encoded by the exons ATGGAAGCTTTCCATTGGGCGAACATCCTGCTTTGGGGATTTCTCCTCCGCAGATGGCTTCTTTGGGTGGATTCTGCCGTCGGCGTCAACTGGGGGACGGTGTcctcccataagcttcctccggCTGTGGTGGTAGATCTGATGAAGGAGAACAGGATCGGGAAGGTGAAGCTGTTCGACGCCGACCCCGACGTCCTCCTGGCGCTGAGGGGGAGCGGCATCGAGGTGATGGTGGGGATCCCCAACGAGTTACTGGCCGTCTTGGCATCTTCGGCCGCTGCTTCCGACCTGTGGATGAGTCAGAATGTGACGAGGTACATGGTTAAAGCCGGGGTTGATATCAG ATACATTGCAGTAGGAAATGAGCCTTTCCTCACAAGCTACCAAGGACAATATCAATCGTTTGTCCTTCCTGCAATGCTCAATCTACAGCAATCACTAGTCAAAGTAAATCTTGCTGGCTATGTTAAACTAGTAGTTCCTTGCAATGCCGATGCTTATCAGTCAGCATCAGTTCCTTCTGAAGGAACGTTTCGACCAGAGCTGACACAGATAATGACACAACTCGTCTCATTTCTTAACTTGAATGGTTCTCCTTTTGTCGTCAACATCTATCCTTTTCTGAGTTTATACCAAAGTGCAGATTTCCCACAAGATTATGCTTTTTTTGACGGTTCTTCTCATCCTGTTGTTGATGGTCAGAATGTTTACTACAACGCCTTTGATGGTAATTACGATACCTTAGTTGCTGCACTAAACAGAATTGGCTATGGTCAAATGCCCATTGCGATCGGAGAGGTGGGTTGGCCGACAGAGGGAGCACTGAGCGCAACTGTAACTGCTGCAGAGGCTTTTAACCAAGGCCTGATCGTTCATATTATGAGCAACAGAGGGACACCTTTGAGGCCAGGGGTTCCTCCAGTTGATGTATATCTCTTCAGTCTTTTCGACGAAGAACAAAAGAGTATCTTACCAGGGAACTTCGAACGGCACTGGGGGATTTACTCCTTTGATGGCCAGGCTAAGTACCCCTTGAACCTTGGCAATGGTCGGCTTGAGAATGCTAAGAATGTTCCATACCTTCCACCAAGGTGGTGCATCATGAGTCCGATTCAGGATCCTGCTGCGGTCACCAACCATATGAAGCTTGCCTGCAGTGTCGCTGATTGTACAACATTGTACTATGGAGGATCCTGCAATGCAATTGGCGACAAGGGGAACAATTCTTATGCCTTCAACAGCTACTATCAGATGCAGAAGCAGGATGCCGGAAGCTGTGATTTCGATGGCCTTGGAATGATTACATTTCTCAATCCAACAGTGGGTAACTGCCGCTTTCTTGTTGGAATCAGTGACAGGAACTGTTCATGTATTGGATGTGGAATCTTTTGCGGCTTGTGGATGATGGTATTGTGGGTAGTCATTTATATATCTTTAGTTATGAATTCCTTGTAA